The Gemmatimonadota bacterium region GGTCTTTGTTCATCGGTTTCCTCCGTATTCCCGATCGCGCGGCCGGTCTCCCGTGCGCCGGGTCCCGCGCGACGGATCCCGCCCGTCCCCAACGCTACGACCGGGTCAGGTCGAGGAACTCCATCCGGGTACTGCGATCGTCCCTGAACACGCCGAGCATGGCGCTCGTCGTCGCCTTGGAGTGCTGTTTCTCCACGCCGCGCATCATCATGCAGAGGTGGTTGGCTTCCATGACGACGGCTACTCCCAGGGGATCGAGACAGGTCTGCAGGGTCTGGGCGATCTGGGACGTCAGTCGTTCCTGCAGCTGAAGCCGCCGCGCGAAGACGTCCACGATGCGGGGGACCTTGCCCAGGCCGATGATTTTGCCGTTGGGAATGTATGCGATATGGCACTGGCCGAAGAAGGGCAGCAAATGGTGCTCGCACAGCGAAAAGAACTCGATGTCCTTCACCAGCACCATCTCGTCGTAGTCTTCTTCATAGATAGCGCCGTTCAGGACGGTATCAATGCTTTTTTCATAACCCTGGGTCAGAAACCGCAGGGACTGCGCCACGCGGAGGGGCGTGCGCCGTAGACCGTCCCGGTCCGGATCCTCGCCGATCTCCTCGAGCAGCGACCTCGTCAATCCCTCGATCGGGTCCATCGTGGTTACGGGCCTTCCTCGCCATAGTACTCGAAAGCGTTCTTGGATGTCTCCACCAGGCGAATCCGGTAGAGCGAAGGGGTATCAAAAAACGGAAGCAGCCGCTTCCAGATTACCCTGAGCAGTTCCTCAGAAGTCGGATTGACCGTCCTGAATTCCTCCAGGTCCTGGTTCAGGTGGCGATGGTCGTAGCGATCCACGACTTCCTTTTGCAGGACCTCATCGAAACGTCCCATTTCGATGACCATCCCGGTCTTCTCGTCCACCGGACCCCGGACCGTCACCTCCAACTCATAGTTGTGTCCGTGGCCATGGGGATTGTTGCACTT contains the following coding sequences:
- the folE gene encoding GTP cyclohydrolase I FolE; its protein translation is MDPIEGLTRSLLEEIGEDPDRDGLRRTPLRVAQSLRFLTQGYEKSIDTVLNGAIYEEDYDEMVLVKDIEFFSLCEHHLLPFFGQCHIAYIPNGKIIGLGKVPRIVDVFARRLQLQERLTSQIAQTLQTCLDPLGVAVVMEANHLCMMMRGVEKQHSKATTSAMLGVFRDDRSTRMEFLDLTRS